One window of Proteiniborus ethanoligenes genomic DNA carries:
- a CDS encoding response regulator transcription factor, which produces MERILIIEDEEKIARFIELELKYEGYEVEKAFNGRDGLELATTQPFDLVLLDVMLPALNGLEVLRRIRKASDLPVILLTARDAVVDKVTGLDGGADDYITKPFAIEELLARIRATLRKKAAVNVVKTSSELSAGTLRLDPIRREVQVDGSLLDLTKREFDLLNYLLENKNIVVTRETLLQHIWGYDFSGGTNAVDVYIRYLRAKIEEPFGLKLLHTVRGVGYVIKDE; this is translated from the coding sequence ATGGAGAGAATTCTAATAATTGAGGATGAAGAGAAAATAGCACGTTTTATAGAATTAGAGCTTAAATATGAGGGCTATGAAGTAGAGAAGGCATTTAATGGAAGGGATGGGTTGGAGCTTGCAACAACCCAACCTTTTGACCTTGTTTTGCTTGATGTTATGCTGCCAGCTTTAAATGGACTAGAGGTTCTCAGAAGAATCCGTAAAGCTTCTGATTTACCAGTGATACTTCTTACTGCACGGGATGCTGTTGTGGATAAAGTCACTGGCCTTGATGGTGGTGCAGACGACTATATTACTAAACCTTTTGCAATTGAAGAGCTGCTTGCTCGGATTAGGGCTACTCTCAGGAAAAAGGCTGCTGTAAATGTAGTAAAAACATCATCTGAGCTTTCGGCAGGGACCTTACGTCTTGATCCTATTAGAAGAGAAGTTCAGGTAGATGGAAGCTTACTTGATTTAACAAAACGTGAGTTTGATTTACTAAATTATCTTTTAGAAAATAAAAATATTGTTGTAACTCGTGAAACCCTACTTCAACATATATGGGGTTATGATTTCTCAGGCGGAACAAATGCAGTAGATGTGTATATTAGATATCTTCGTGCAAAGATTGAAGAGCCATTCGGACTAAAATTGCTACATACTGTTCGTGGAGTGGGGTATGTGATAAAAGATGAGTGA
- a CDS encoding DUF4342 domain-containing protein has translation MVTLEQVEELRRRANISYEEAKAALEETNGDILEAIVNLEKHNRIQAPKGGGYYNSRNTQQDERKNCQDKNFKRESGKTNSASFGELTGRFFRWCGEIIDKGNKNSFEVIKGEVKVMTIPVTLLALLLLFMFWFTIPLIVVGLFFGYRYMFSGPDLGKENVNRAMDSVAAVAENLKKEVKGEKSNGENSNN, from the coding sequence ATGGTTACTTTGGAACAAGTAGAAGAATTACGCAGACGTGCAAACATTTCTTATGAAGAGGCAAAGGCAGCACTTGAAGAAACAAATGGTGATATTCTTGAGGCTATTGTCAATCTTGAGAAACATAATCGTATTCAAGCACCCAAAGGAGGAGGCTATTACAATTCAAGAAATACTCAGCAAGATGAAAGAAAAAATTGCCAAGATAAAAACTTCAAAAGAGAATCTGGCAAAACTAATAGTGCATCTTTTGGAGAACTGACAGGAAGGTTTTTTAGATGGTGTGGAGAAATAATTGATAAGGGAAACAAGAACAGCTTTGAGGTTATAAAAGGTGAAGTTAAGGTAATGACTATTCCAGTTACATTATTAGCGTTGCTGCTATTATTCATGTTCTGGTTTACGATCCCTCTTATAGTTGTAGGACTCTTTTTTGGGTATAGGTATATGTTTAGTGGTCCTGATTTGGGAAAGGAAAATGTTAATCGTGCCATGGATTCAGTTGCGGCAGTAGCTGAGAATCTAAAAAAAGAAGTTAAAGGTGAGAAGTCCAATGGAGAGAATTCTAATAATTGA
- a CDS encoding peptidylprolyl isomerase → MKRISLVMAVLIFIIVLSGCNNDAGKIVDGYTQAGNLKLEQIQMPKNGEEIAIITTNMGVIKLRLFPEVAPKAVKNFKTLVREGFYDGVKFTRIEENFLIQIDNHPEYPEGKSIYGEFYEDEYDLNYRHITGAVGLAKREENKNHSNFYIIVQDGIDEEYIEAMKEYDEEGYPKDVIRAYETLGGVPRLDLRYTVFAQVFYGLDTVRAINKVDVIPGTSEPSEDVYIEKVEIDVYEGK, encoded by the coding sequence ATGAAAAGAATAAGCCTCGTTATGGCTGTCTTAATATTTATTATTGTATTAAGTGGCTGTAATAATGATGCAGGTAAAATAGTCGATGGCTATACACAAGCAGGAAATCTAAAACTAGAGCAAATACAAATGCCTAAAAATGGAGAAGAAATAGCCATTATTACAACTAATATGGGTGTGATAAAGCTTAGATTATTTCCAGAGGTAGCACCAAAGGCTGTTAAAAACTTTAAGACTTTAGTCAGAGAAGGATTTTATGATGGTGTAAAATTTACAAGAATAGAAGAGAATTTTCTGATTCAAATAGATAATCATCCGGAATATCCTGAGGGTAAAAGTATTTATGGAGAATTCTATGAGGATGAATATGATTTAAATTATAGGCATATTACAGGGGCAGTTGGATTAGCTAAAAGGGAAGAAAATAAAAATCATAGTAATTTTTATATTATAGTACAGGATGGAATAGATGAAGAATATATAGAAGCTATGAAAGAATATGATGAAGAGGGATATCCAAAGGATGTAATTAGAGCCTATGAAACATTAGGCGGAGTTCCAAGATTAGATCTAAGATATACTGTATTTGCTCAGGTGTTTTATGGATTAGATACAGTGAGGGCGATAAATAAAGTAGATGTAATTCCTGGAACAAGTGAACCCTCAGAAGATGTATATATAGAAAAGGTAGAAATAGATGTATATGAAGGGAAATAA